The window cagatcgagggacgtgatcgttcccctctattcgacattggtgaggcctcatctggagtactgtgtccagttttgggtcccacactacaagaaggatgtggataaattggagagagtccagcgaagagcaacaaaaatgattaggggtctggaacacatgacttatgaggagaggctgagggaactgggattgtttagtctgcagaagagaagaatgaggagggatttgatagctgctttcaactacctgagaggtggttccagagaggatggttcttgactattctcagtggtagaagagaacaggacaaggagtaatggtctcaagttgcagtgggggaggtttaggttggatattaggaaaaacttcttcactaggagggtggtgaaacactggaatgcgttacctagggaggtggtagaatcttcttccttagaagtttttaaggtcaggcttgacaaagccctggctgggatgatttagttggggattggtcctgctttgagcagggggttggactagatgacctcctgaggtcccttccaaccctgatattctatgattctatgattaacctTACCCGAGCCTGAACCTCCAGCCAGGCTAAAAATTAAGGGATAACAAAGCTGTGATCGACAACGTGTGAATAAGACACCTGCATGGACTTCATCTCAGTGGGGGATTATAGCTAGGCCGGAGCAGGGATTACCTGAttttaagccttttttttttttctttccccctagGACAATGCCAGACCTTGTGAATGTGTCTAGGATCCCCTATTAAAACACGTTGAAGTGATCCTTACAGTTCCAGGGTGCACAGATTCCCTACTAATCACATAAGCCTGAGCCAATCCGGCCCCCTGAATCTGAGCTGGGGTGGCCAGCTCATGCTCCTGCCCGCGTTGCAATATCTGCACAGCTGTTTTTAGTGAGGAGTGCAAGTCTGTGTACCCGTAATGACCTGCAAAGCCCTGTGCAGCGTCAGGGTCTGACATGCAGTGACTCCCCCTCTCTCTTTGCCTTCAGTTCCAGGGAGGAGTGTGGGCCTTGAGCACAGGTCTGTGTGATGCACTGATGACCATGGATGTGATGCTGTGCACCGCCTCTATCTTCAACCTCTGTGCTATCAGCGTGGATCGGTAAGCACCCCCCCTCGGCTACTTAGCCTATCCGAGCTTGTCTGTTGTCTGGGCTTTACAGCCCTTCCCCTGGGAAATCGTTGAAGGGATGTTTCCCCACCTGCCTTCTGCATTGAAGCGGTGCTGAGGTCAGATGGGCTGGGGCTTTCCTCATTCCCATGCAGGGAATCCCTAGCCCTGTTCCCCCTAGGGAAATCCTTCTTGGACTGAATCGATTTCCTCCATCTCCAGCCCCAGTTTTGGTGGAGTTTTGCTCCCTCATCTTTCCAAGCAGCCTGGGAACAGTTAATAGTGATGCCAAAGGCAGAAACTGGGCTGCTGAGAGCTGTCCCTTGTTGGGTTTGACTTGAGAGAGTGAATTATGTCTAGAATAAGCCTTCGGCCCCTTGGATTCCAGAGTTCTGCCCTAATTCCCAGCACAGAGGACCAAGCTGAGGCAAGCGGAGCGTTAAGTCTCAGGGCCCATtcagtcctggcctctctgcttggATGGCCAGTGGGTGTGGTGTAGACCCCAGTCCAATCAGAAGCTGGATTCAGACCAAACACGCTTCACACAGCTGTTGAATGCCTTCTTTGTTTCTGAGGCTGGGAGAGCTGCTATGCCCCACACCACGTGCAGAGGTCACCTGTTCCTTGGTGGCAAGCCTCCGTGGTGGTGGTCTTCCTATCACTTTGAAATAAGCAGAGCAGAACCCAGCATAGCAGGTCGGGATGATTTGGGTGGCAGCGGCATCACAAAAGGCTGTTTATTGTTCAGGGAGGCTCTTCTTCCCGGGGATTCGGAGGTGGCGGTGGATTCCTGAACAGAAATACGTTAGCTGGGCCAGTGAAGGGATGAGTAAGAAACAGCTGGGAAGTGATCACTTGGTCATAGGGCGCCCTTTGCAGAGCTCAGCTCCCTCTTTTCTCTGTGGTCCCAGTGCGCCAAACACCAGCCTGACCTCCTCCTGGGTGTGCGCCTGTAACAAGAATAGCTCCCTAAAAGATTTAATTACAGCCCCAGGCgctcatttcatttacatttcaaTAGGCCGGCTATGGCATGTCAGCAAAATAAGAGTTGAGAACCTATTAACGGAGGATTAATAACTCTGTCAGAGGGTACATTCGCTACATCACCATTGCAAGCTGTGACTATTAATCCATGGTCAGTGTCTTAAACACCATGGGTTATTGCACATACATCATCTGCCTCCTGAAATCAAGTGACAGCAGCTGTCTGGAACCCGAGGTGAGGAAAGGAGAAGCTTTGCTAGCTCAGAACTGACTGATCCACATTAATAACCCGGCCGCTGCCATCTGGCACATGCTCGGTGACCTACGGTAAAATGCACTAtctcctccctgctgcagaggCTTTATATTGAGGGAGGTGAGTCTTGGTGAGGTGAATGCCAaaatcccaggtggtggtggggcaCACAGGCAAGATGTTCTGTAGAAAGCCGATGGTGTGGGTGGGCGTGTATTACACTGGAGACCCAACCTGGGAATGATATGGCCACCCTCTCTCTAGGGGAGTAAGTGGCAATGTGTGGGAACTGTTAGTAATGATTAGGGTGAGGGGAAGGCAGCTGAGAAAGTGCCTCTTTCCTGTTGTCAGGGAACCGTGCTGTTCTCTTCCTTCTGCCATGCCGGGTGGCAAATAAATACCAGGTgcggggtgggaggtgtcagtgaGATCAGGAGCTCATGCACTGAGTGGCACTTGTGGGTATGATGCACCATATTCTTGGGAATGATGAGGGGAGAGGCCGTGCCACCACACAGGGCTTCAGCGGCCAGTCTGCTAGAGGGAGCGACAGCCTGGGAAGGAACTGAGCATCCCTAGATGGAGaatgggggtggtgaaggagacGGGTGTCGAAGCGGGGTCAGAGAAGAACCAAGGGAGCAGCTACCCTAGAACAAAGCAGTGAATGTCACGCAAACAAATGGCTGGACTTCGCCTTCCCTCCCATCCTTTGGCCACCAAACATGGCCCCCAAACATGGCAGGAGTaatagatgttaaggccagaagggaccattgggtgACCAATCAGCCTGAGCTCCTGCATGGCACAAGTCGTAGAATCTCACCCAGGGATGAGATGAGATTTGTCCTGTCCTGAAGAGAAGCTAAAGTTCTGCTTATGTTAAGGGAATTCACACCAGTGTTACACCATGGATGTAGAGACAGCGGCACAAACCCCTATTGTGCCACACAACACAGGTGCCATGGGGGGCTAACgctggtgcagctggctctgAGCTGCTCTTCCACTTTGTGCCGGTGCCGTGTGGGTGATGAGGATTTGGGTACATCAATGTAGCGATACTGCTGGGAATGGCCTTATGGTAGATATGGCCTAATGGTCCGATGGCGCTCTGCAGGGGAAGAAAgggtcccagccagcagcaggatctCAGCCTGATCCAGGGTTAGGTGTGAGAGAGCACTGACGGCTCCATTTACTGTCAGAGTCATTGCCCAGCTAACTCACCCAGTGATCGGTGAGAGAAGAGGACACACTCTGCTGGCACCACGCTCCCAGATCAGGGCAGCTCCATGCTACCAGCCTTGACCCTGTTTTCTCTGTGTCACAGGTTCATCGCCGTTTCCATCCCACTGAACTACAGCCGGCAGCAGATCGACCTGCGGCAGCTGATCCTCATCTCCACCACTTGGATCTTTGCTTTCGCCGTGGCATCCCCGGTCATCTTCGGCCTCAACGACGTCCCAGACAGGGACCCCACCTTGTGTCAGCTGGAGGACAACAACTACATTGTCTACTCCTCCATCTGCTCCTTCTTCATCCCCTGTCCGGTCATGCTGGTCCTCTACTGTGCCATGTTCCAGGGACTCAAGCGCTGGGAGGAGGCCAGGAAGGCCAAGCTGAAGAGCAGCATGTATGTGGGCGGCAGGAAGCTGTGCTGCCCACCTCCCGTCATGGAGAGGAAGCAGGCTGAGATCAAGCTGCAGGAGCGCAGTCTGTGTGACCGCTCCGAGTGCTCTTTCCCCAGGGGGTACATGATGAACAGTGGCATCCAGACTGTCTCCTACCCTCACCTCAAGTACTCCCACCCGGGACACAAACAGGCCAAGATCAATGGCCGGGAGAGGAAGGCTATGAAGGTGCTGCCAGTTGTGGTCGGTGAGTGGATGGTCCTCATTACGTGGATGCTAGAGCAGTGgagtgcggggggaggaggggggtgacACTGGGGCTGGGATTTTCGGAAAGGCTTGGTCCATTGGGAACTGTCTGTGTTTAAAAATTGGCCTCTAATTCAGGTGCTGtcttgaaaatctgccccccGTTGTGGGCTTTTTTAAGCCCCTGTAAATCTGGTCCTGAGTGCAGtcgaaaatctggccccaggtggGCTCTTCTATTATAACAGGGCACCGCTAgccttcttcccacccaccccctagCCAGGATTAGCATTTGACTGCCTCAGGAACCCCTGGACTAAGATCTCGCCTGGTGTTTCAGTCTTGCCGTCATGCTTAATACTTCAGCGTGATTCATACCAGTGGGGATGCCTCCAGACTCTTCCCTTCCAGCTCTGCAGTGTTCTCCTTGGGTGCAAGACTGGCAAGGAAGACATGGTCCCCATATACCCTTAATGCAGCACTCCCAGCATGGTGAGAATACTGGATGCTGTACTGGGAGGAAGAAACATGTCACCAGTTCTCTGATCTCATGCCCAAAGGGCTAGGGTGAGATCTGTTTGCTCACGGGTGATGGACAGAAATGCTTCCCTAAGCAGCAAAGATGGGAGTATTTGAATCCTTTTGTTTAATGCAAGGATCCCATGATCATCAGCACATGGTAGGTGATTGTCCATCCCAGGCAGCTGGCTACGGATAGGACAGGGTCCCTGCGATTCCCAAGCCTGGCTGCAGCACTGTGCTCCAGAAAGTGAGCTTGCATTTAAATAAGCACGCAGGCTTCAATGGGCAGAAGCAACTGGTGAGGTTTAGTCTCTAATGCATGATGACTCGTTGGCCTTGGTAGTTTGGACTGTCTGTGAGGTATTTCTAGCCTGTCTGGAAGTGAGCAGTACTGAAAGCCTCAGGAAAAGGCCTAGAGGTTTGGATAATTTAGTTTTGCTAAGTAGCTGCACTTCGAAGTGCAACTGAGGACCAGGTCCTAGCGTGGCGTGGGCAGATGGTCCAGGGGTGTAAGGTGACCCCGTGCTTTCCCACCGCAGCTACTTGCACTGCAGGACAGAGGTAGTCTCTGTGGAGCTGCTACATCCTCTCCtgtgcaggtgggggtggggggagtgggcagggctgggtgagGAATAGGTAGAGCCAAGGGCTCCATtaccaccctcctgcccccatgcaCATGCCAGGGGAAGGTATGCTTTGCCAGGTGCAGggcactcctcctccccccacccccaccaaagtGAGGGTGAAAGAGGCCAAGTCAGCTTCTTGTGCTGCCCCCTGTGTGGGATGCAGGGAAGAGCTATGATTTAGCCCTGCAGTTTCGCAGGTTTGATGGATCATCATGACTAATTGAGCACCTAGAACTAGAAATGATTCTCTGGCCATCCTGGCTCATCTGCTGTGACCTGCAATGCACTAAGTGAGGGAAGCAAAGCTGCTCTGACCAGGGGTAATCTTATCTCATCTCCCCTGTCTGAAAATACTCATACTCCCATATGGCAATCCATGCTGTCCTCTCTTATGGCTAATGATAATGCTTATCCTAAAACCTTTACAGCTCTTTAATCTGATAGCTGAAGGCATAGAGAAACactatattttattggaccagcttctgttggtgagaaagacaagtttttgagcttacccagagctcttcttcaggtctgagaaaggggaactcccagcatcacagcaaaacaCAAGTGGGacaaattgtttagcataagtagttggCACATATTGTAAGGGCCCATTCagggtagagtggcccattaacacctttgcagtcagaggacaaaaagagggggttaatgggtacagattgttgtaataagccataaatcagtgtctctgttcagtccatccattactgcgctctgattgaCCTCCATAGTTGTGAAATCGGCTGCAGgaatgtggggtggggctggggatgagggggctccaggctgggaccagtgggttcagagggtgggagggagatcagggatggggcaggttGCTGGGGCTCtgagggatgagggctctgggtgggggtgcgtttttttgggggggctggggatgaggggcttggggtacaagaggggactctgggctgggatcaaggggtttggagggctggagggaggatcagggctgtggcaggggattggagtgcaaggggtggggctcagggtgcaggcttcGGGTGGCGCTTACCGCAAGCAACTCCTGGAAGGATGTCCCCCGTCCAGTTCCAAGGCgaggccaggcggctctgcgcactgccccgtctgcaggttccacctctgcagctgccattggccaggaaccatggccaaagggagctgcgggggcggtgcctgtggatgggacagcgcacagagccacctggccacacctccacgtACTACGGGggtcatgctggctgcttcctgggaccTGCACGAAGTGGGACAAGCttctgaccctgctccccggctggacctcagggccagattaaatgggctgatgggccggatgtggcccacagtttgctcacccctggtcTAGAGGGTGGGGGGTCAGTTTGTTCTTGAAGTGGTTTTCCAGGAAGGCCAGCTGTTCTTATAATTGATCCATGTACAACAGCACTGAGACCCTCATTATGGGTGTGTCAAAAGGCCGCAAAGACCGTGGGgttgcccccaccccccttctgtTCTGCATGCTCAAGAAGTCACTGTTGTTAATCTCTCACTGATTCAAGAGCACTAGGAGAGAATGTTGACTTTTTAGGCCTTCCAAGCAGCAAAGCCAGACCCCTGAGAACTGCCAGAGCCCCAAGCCGAGCCAGATTGTGTGTCTCGGATCCTGAAATGTTTTACAGTGATAAGGAAACCAGCTTAAGACTCCAGTTAACTATAACGAACCTGACATTACAGGCTCTTTGATTAGCAAAGCATGACTCAGGGTAGTTTTTTGTTTCTCAACTATGCAAAACCTGAGCTGAAGGAGGGCCAGCTGGATGGGCTAATGGGTCTTAATCTACAACTTGAGGAAGGGGTAGAGCATGGATGACTGCAATCCAAACCAAGCCAGTGGGTCAGCAGGTCAGATGAGGATTTTTAGTGTAGGAAACTTGGAAGCTGGCACTTCACGTGACCTTTGCTAGGGGAAACCGACCTAAGTGCTTTTGTGGCCTCTGTAGGATCTGAGCATCTGCCACatggttatgaatttaaactACCCTACCTCCAATGGATGGTAGCACAGAGAGCCTAGAGTGACTGAGAACAGATGGGAcaagcagggtgtgtgtgtctggagaAGGGGCTTCTGCTCTGGTGCATCTGCCTGTGGTTTGGGGTTGGAGAGTATTTCAATCACATACATCCTGAATGAAAGGCAACAGTTATACCCACCCTGTATCAACAAGGTTTAACCTAATATCCTGATACTTGTTTTTCTCTAGGCTATGGGTTCTCAATTTGGGGTCATGAAAAGGTCAGTGGGTCTTGACAATCCTGCAAtggaaaagattgagaacccctgttctaggtgATTGATTGGTATCCCCTCCTTTTGATGTGCAGTTTGATGTTGGCACCACACTTGATCTGTGTCTGTAATGATGCAGGAAGAGACGGCTAGAGAGGTTGCTTAATGCCTGTCCTGGTTCCCACTTCCTCCATTtgtgtctctgtgtatatatctctGTCCATCGCTGTAACCCCTTCTTTAGCCCACTAAGCCAGACAGTTGCATGGCAATTCTCTAATATCACAATACAGTCTCAGGCTCTTTGGCTGTTGGCTTACCTGCTCTGTTGTCTGTATTGATACTATACCTAGACTAGAGGATACAGTCTGTAATATGTATTGGACAGTAATGCCTAGACCACATTGTACAGACAGGTTGTAAAAGACAGTTCCTCTCAAGACACAAATAGAAGGAGGGTATTTCACAGAgaaaggaagtgacttgccccactGGGTTACACAGCCTCACCTGTCAACCCACAATCTACCTGTAgcatttctcctcttcccccccaccccccaccatggTACTCGTGTGCAGTGTTTGACTTTGCTGTCTGTTCTCTTTCACAGGCGCTTTCCTCTTCTGCTGGACACCCTTCTTTGTAGTACACATAACAAGAGCCCTGTGCAAATCCTGCACGATCCCCAGTCAGGTCATTAGCATTGTCACGTGGCTGGGCTACATCAACAGTGCCCTTAACCCCATCATCTACACCATCTTCAACACAGAGTTCAGGAAATTCTTCCGCAAAGCTTTGCATGTCTTCTGCTAAGGTTGGTGCCTGCTGGAGTCAGGGAGGAACTAAAGCACAaggcacagcaagcagtaaaGATGACACtgtgttaggtttttttgtttgttttttttttgtatagcTCATTAAAGTTTGATTTCTTGCTACATTCCTGTGTTTTACACTTTTTCCATGCATGGGGAAAGGTTCTCATGTTGAAAGCACAACAGCCTGCCCCAATCCTGGGAGGAATTGTCCATGGAGTATAGTACCCATGGCCTGATGCACTTCTTAATATGCAGGAATAAAAATTGGACCTCTGATCAGTTTGCAGTGTTAAGATATGGAAGGTGCCAAAAGAGAGAGACACTGTAACAGCCAAAGTGACCTATGGTCTGTTGTTC of the Eretmochelys imbricata isolate rEreImb1 chromosome 6, rEreImb1.hap1, whole genome shotgun sequence genome contains:
- the DRD4 gene encoding D(4) dopamine receptor codes for the protein MSRPRPELPLGPGGVPRDGRAVMPGSGELGNATAPRGAAPGYNFAALVFGVSLIVCVVGGNLLVCLSVCSERALQTATNYFIVSLAVADLLLALLVLPLYVYSEFQGGVWALSTGLCDALMTMDVMLCTASIFNLCAISVDRFIAVSIPLNYSRQQIDLRQLILISTTWIFAFAVASPVIFGLNDVPDRDPTLCQLEDNNYIVYSSICSFFIPCPVMLVLYCAMFQGLKRWEEARKAKLKSSMYVGGRKLCCPPPVMERKQAEIKLQERSLCDRSECSFPRGYMMNSGIQTVSYPHLKYSHPGHKQAKINGRERKAMKVLPVVVGAFLFCWTPFFVVHITRALCKSCTIPSQVISIVTWLGYINSALNPIIYTIFNTEFRKFFRKALHVFC